Proteins from a genomic interval of Gopherus evgoodei ecotype Sinaloan lineage chromosome 7, rGopEvg1_v1.p, whole genome shotgun sequence:
- the TIGD3 gene encoding tigger transposable element-derived protein 3, whose product MELNGKKKLHALSLAEKIQVLEMLDESKMSQSEVARRFQVSQPQISRICKNKEKLLADWCSGTANRERKRKRESKYSSIDEALLCWFHIARTKMWDVTGPMLLQKAKELADIMGQEFVPSIGWLVRWKRRNNVCFGQRHPARAVHAPEPPCDKGPAPASLSLPQLLKDFAPENVFGCGEVVLLYKAMPGREREGRERLCVALCVNGSGTEKRKPVVVGRRLAPRCFFGVNTEALPVLYRSSANGQLTPELFSEWLTDFDREMGRQHRSVALVLDAERRCPDPEPANIRLVFLPPRPRHDDSPSPCPLHPDIVRDFKSRYKRRLLGKVSSISSETDSSPASIAASITVLDALHMVAAAWDKVQPSLVERCFREAGCSKGKGSLGPPSLAPPRGMSLEDFWRFVDMETELACPPALPPAGAYKEEEEEEGEGEDLFGSLPTKADALKALGTLRRWFECNGSAEGVFQQFYSCEEEVERLCC is encoded by the coding sequence ATGGAGCTGAACGGGAAGAAGAAACTTCATGCTCTTTCCTTGGCAGAGAAGATCCAGGTGCTGGAGATGCTGGACGAATCCAAGATGTCCCAGTCAGAGGTGGCTCGTCGCTTCCAAGTCTCCCAGCCCCAGATCTCCCGCATCTGCAAGAACAAGGAGAAGCTGCTGGCCGACTGGTGCAGCGGGACGGCCAACCGGGAGCGGAAGCGCAAGCGGGAGTCCAAATACAGCAGCATTGACGAGGCCCTGCTGTGCTGGTTCCACATCGCCCGCACCAAGATGTGGGACGTCACGGGGCCCATGCTGCTTCAGAAAGCCAAGGAGCTCGCGGACATCATGGGCCAGGAGTTTGTGCCTAGCATTGGCTGGCTGGTGCGGTGGAAGCGCCGTAACAACGTCTGCTTTGGCCAGCGGCACCCAGCACGAGCGGTCCATGCCCCTGAGCCCCCGTGCGACAAGGGACCGGCACCGGCTTCCCTcagcctgccccagctgctgaaggaTTTTGCCCCGGAGAATGTTTTTGGCTGCGGGGAGGTGGTGCTGCTGTATAAGGCCATGCCGGGCAGGGAGCGGGAGGGAAGGGAGCGGCTCTGCGTGGCGCTGTGCGTGAACGGGAGCGGCACAGAGAAGCGGAAGCCCGTGGTGGTCGGCAGGCGGCTGGCTCCGCGATGTTTCTTTGGGGTCAACACGGAAGCTTTGCCGGTCCTTTACCGCAGCAGCGCCAATGGTCAGCTGACACCGGAGCTCTTCTCAGAGTGGCTGACGGACTTTGACCGGGAGATGGGCCGGCAGCACCGCAGTGTGGCGCTGGTGCTGGACGCCGAGCGGCgctgccctgatccagagccaGCCAACATCCGCCTGGTCTTCCTGCCCCCACGGCCTCGCCATGACGACAGCCCCTCGCCTTGCCCACTCCACCCCGACATCGTCCGTGATTTCAAGTCCCGCTACAAGCGCAGGCTTCTGGGCAAAGTGTCCTCCATCAGCAGCGAGActgacagctccccagcctcCATCGCTGCCTCCATCACTGTGCTGGACGCCCTCCACATGGTGGCGGCCGCTTGGGACAAAGTCCAGCCCTCCCTGGTGGAACGGTGCTTTAGGGAGGCCGGCTGCTCTAAGGGGAAGGGGTCCCTGGGgccccccagccttgccccccccAGGGGGATGAGCCTAGAAGATTTCTGGCGCTTTGTGGACATGGAGACAGAGCTGGcctgtcccccagccctgcccccagctggggcctataaggaggaggaagaggaggagggggagggagaggacctTTTTGGCAGCCTGCCCACCAAGGCCGATGCTTTGAAGGCCCTGGGGACCCTGCGGCGCTGGTTCGAGTGCAACGGCTCGGCTGAGGGGGTCTTCCAGCAGTTCTACAGCTgcgaggaggaggtggagcggCTGTGCTGCTAG